One region of Zingiber officinale cultivar Zhangliang chromosome 7B, Zo_v1.1, whole genome shotgun sequence genomic DNA includes:
- the LOC122004072 gene encoding ferritin-3, chloroplastic-like, which yields MEEIGKELALIPTSPDLSLGRQKYADECESAINQQINVEYNNSYVYHALFAYFDRDNVALKGLAKFFKESSEEEREHAEKLMEYQNKRGGRVKLQSLVMPPSEFDHPEKGEALHAMELTLALEKLTNEKLIQLHNIAENCNDAQLADFIESEFLGEQVAAIKKISEYVAQLRRLGKGHGVWHFDQMLLH from the exons ATGGAGGAGATCGGGAAGGAGCTCGCTCTGATTCCGACGTCCCCAGATCTGTCTTTGGGCCGTCAGAAATACGCCGATGAGTGCGAATCTGCCATCAATCAACAGATCAA TGTCGAATACAATAATTCGTACGTCTATCATGCCTTGTTCGCTTACTTCGACCGCGACAACGTTGCGCTGAAAGGCCTCGCAAA ATTTTTCAAGGAGTCAAGTGAAGAGGAAAGGGAGCATGCCGAGAAACTGATGGAATACCAA AACAAGCGAGGAGGAAGAGTGAAACTCCAGTCTCTTGTTATGCCACCGTCTGAATTCGATCATCCCGAGAAGGGAGAAGCATTGCATG CCATGGAATTGACTTTGGCTCTTGAGAAGTTGACAAACGAGAAGCTGATCCAGCTACACAAT ATTGCTGAAAATTGCAACGATGCTCAACTGGCTGACTTTATTGAGAGTGAATTTCTCGGAGAGCAG GTGGCAGCCATAAAGAAGATATCTGAGTACGTTGCTCAGCTGAGAAGGTTAGGGAAAGGACATG GGGTTTGGCATTTCGACCAGATGCTCCTCCATTAG
- the LOC122004073 gene encoding ferritin-3, chloroplastic-like, with protein sequence MPLEASAAAALEEIGKELALIPTSPDLSLGRQKYADECESAINQQINVEFNNSYVYHALFAYFDRDNVALKGLAKFFKESSEEEREHAEKLMEYQNKRGGRVKLQSLVMPPSEFDHPEKGEALHAMELTLALEKLTNEKLIQLHNIAENCNDAQLADFIESEFLGEQVEAIKKISEYVAQLRRLGKGHGVWHFDQMLLQ encoded by the exons ATGCCTCTCGAAGCTTCCGCGGCCGCTGCCTTGGAGGAGATCGGGAAGGAGCTCGCTCTGATTCCGACGTCCCCAGATCTGTCTTTGGGCCGTCAGAAATACGCCGATGAGTGCGAATCTGCCATCAATCAACAGATCAA TGTCGAATTCAATAATTCCTACGTCTATCATGCCTTGTTCGCTTACTTCGACCGCGACAACGTTGCGCTGAAAGGCCTCGCAAA ATTTTTCAAGGAGTCAAGTGAAGAGGAAAGGGAGCATGCCGAGAAACTTATGGAATACCAA AACAAGCGAGGAGGAAGAGTGAAACTCCAGTCTCTTGTTATGCCACCGTCTGAATTCGATCATCCCGAGAAGGGAGAAGCATTGCATG CCATGGAATTGACTTTGGCTCTTGAGAAGTTGACGAACGAGAAGCTGATCCAGCTACACAAT ATTGCTGAAAATTGCAACGATGCTCAACTGGCTGACTTTATTGAGAGTGAATTTCTCGGAGAGCAG GTGGAAGCCATAAAGAAGATATCTGAGTACGTTGCTCAGCTGAGAAGGTTAGGGAAAGGACATG GGGTTTGGCATTTCGACCAGATGCTCCTCCAGTAG
- the LOC122004074 gene encoding putative respiratory burst oxidase homolog protein H — MTTGHDYTGTAHELQSIVVLSDQTQTAAPDPLTPAKSPRSKPPGSSLSRPSKIKVGLRDSFRGASSRKSPGVRSNATAKMTRVASSTQMGLKGLQFLDKTSGGSEGWKAIEKRFEQFSIRGSLPKENFGRCIGMAESKEFAEELFVTLARRRNLEPENGITKDELKEFWEEMTDQNFDSRLQIFFDMCDKNGDGKLSEEEVKEIIILSASANKLAKLKSNAATYAALIMEELDPDGLGYIELWQLETLLRGMVSEQGSEKTLKRSYSLARTLIPKRYRNPVNRFISNAADSVHENWKRIWVISFWLTLNIVLASWKFAQYKRRAAFEVMGYCVCIAKAAAETLKLNMALILIPVCRNTLTRLRSTRLSSVFPFDDNINFHKTIALAITIGTLVHVLAHLTCDFPRLINCPRTKFMSTLGPDFNYKQPTYPSLLASVPGITGILMIFIMSFSFTLATHSFRRSVVKLPSPLHHLAGFNAFWYAHHLLVVAYILLIIHSYFLFLTKEWYKKTTWMYLAVPILFYACERIIRKVREKSYGVSIVKAAIYPGNVLSIHMKKPPGFKYKSGMYLFVKCPDVSPFEWHPFSITSAPGDEHLSVHIRTLGDWTSELRNLFGKVCQAQVTSKKANLVRLETTVVADVQFEDTRFPKLYIDGPYGAPAQNYKKYDILLLIGLGIGATPFISILKDLLNSIKTNEEFQRMHNPDPNLIRSNGPGRAYFYWVTREQGSFEWFKGVMNDVAESDHNNAIEMHNYLTSVYEEGDARSALIAMVQSLQHAKDGVDIVSGSRIRTHFARPNWRKVFSNLSSTHKAARIGVFYCGSPTLTKQLRDLSQEFSHNTTTRFHFHKENF; from the exons ATGACCACGGGCCACGACTACACGGGCACTGCTCACGAGCTTCAGAGCATCGTCGTCCTCTCCGACCAGACCCAGACCGCCGCCCCCGATCCACTGACCCCGGCCAAATCTCCCCGCTCGAAGCCACCCGGTAGCTCCCTCTCCCGGCCCTCCAAGATCAAGGTTGGGTTGAGGGATTCCTTCAGGGGTGCGTCCTCCCGCAAGAGCCCTGGAGTAAGGTCCAATGCCACCGCAAAGATGACCCGAGTGGCCTCCAGCACGCAGATGGGGCTCAAGGGGCTCCAGTTTCTCGACAAGACCTCAGGCGGCAGCGAGGGGTGGAAGGCCATCGAGAAGCGATTCGAGCAATTCTCCATTAGAGGAAGTCTTCCAAAGGAGAACTTCGGCCGCTGCATTG GCATGGCTGAATCAAAAGAGTTTGCTGAAGAGCTGTTTGTCACTTTAGCAAGGAGAAGAAACTTGGAGCCAGAAAATGGTATAACAAAGGATGAACTAAAAGAGTTTTGGGAAGAAATGACAGACCAAAATTTTGATTCTCGGCTACAAATATTCTTTGACAT GTGTGATAAGAATGGTGATGGAAAGCTGTCTGAAGAAGAGGTGAAAGAG ATAATCATTCTGAGTGCCTCAGCAAACAAGCTTGCAAAATTGAAATCAAATGCAGCAACCTATGCTGCTCTCATAATGGAGGAACTAGACCCTGATGGCTTAGGCTATATCGAG CTTTGGCAGCTTGAGACATTGCTTAGAGGTATGGTTAGCGAACAAGGAAGTGAGAAGACATTAAAACGTTCATATAGCCTTGCAAGAACATTGATTCCAAAGAGATACAGAAACCCAGTGAATAGATTTATCAGCAATGCTGCAGATTCTGTTCATGAGAATTGGAAGAGGATATGGGTTATTTCCTTTTGGTTGACATTGAATATAGTCCTAGCTTCATGGAAGTTTGCCCAGTACAAAAGGAGAGCAGCATTTGAAGTGATGGGCTATTGTGTCTGCATAGCCAAGGCTGCTGCTGAAACGTTGAAACTAAATATGGCTTTGATTCTCATCCCTGTCTGTCGCAACACCCTTACAAGGCTGAGATCTACTCGTCTTAGCTCAGTATTTCCATTTGATGACAACATAAACTTCCACAAG ACTATTGCGTTGGCAATAACCATCGGAACTTTAGTGCACGTGCTTGCACATTTAACATGTGATTTTCCGAGGCTTATTAACTGTCCACGTACCAAATTCATGAGCACATTGGGACCTGATTTCAACTACAAGCAGCCTACTTATCCATCTTTGTTGGCAAGTGTCCCAGGCATCACTGGTATTCTGATGATATTCATCATGTCATTTTCTTTCACCCTAGCAACACATTCTTTTAGGAGGAGTGTGGTCAAGTTGCCATCACCCCTCCACCATTTAGCTGGGTTCAATGCATTTTGGTATGCTCATCATCTTCTGGTTGTTGCATACATCCTTCTGATAATCCATTCGTACTTCCTCTTCCTCACTAAGGAATGGTATAAGAAGACA ACATGGATGTATCTTGCAGTCCCTATACTGTTTTATGCTTGCGAGAGAATAATTCGTAAAGTTCGTGAGAAAAGCTATGGCGTCAGCATTGTTAAG GCAGCTATATATCCTGGTAATGTTCTTTCGATACATATGAAAAAGCCACCAGGTTTCAAATATAAAAGTGGGATGTACCTGTTCGTCAAATGTCCTGATGTTTCACCTTTTGAATG gCATCCATTCTCAATCACCTCAGCACCAGGAGATGAACACTTAAGTGTTCATATCCGAACCTTGGGTGACTGGACATCTGAGTTAAGGAACCTATTTGGAAAG GTTTGTCAGGCTCAGGTCACCTCAAAGAAGGCAAATCTAGTTAGACTGGAAACCACGGTTGTGGCAGATGTTCAATTTGAAGATACAAG ATTCCCTAAGCTTTACATTGATGGTCCGTATGGTGCACCAGCTCAAAATTACAAGAAGTATGACATTCTTTTGCTCATCGGATTAGGAATTGGTGCAACTCCGTTTATTAGCATACTGAAGGATCTCCTGAACAGTATAAAGACCAATGAA GAATTCCAAAGAATGCATAACCCAGATCCCAACCTCATCAGATCAAATGGCCCAGGGAGGGCTTACTTTTACTGGGTGACAAGGGAACAAGGATCGTTTGAGTGGTTCAAAGGTGTCATGAATGATGTTGCAGAAAGCGACCATAAT AATGCCATAGAGATGCACAACTACTTGACAAGCGTGTATGAAGAAGGTGATGCAAGGTCAGCCCTCATTGCAATGGTTCAGTCACTCCAACATGCCAAAGATGGTGTCGATATAGTCTCAGGAAGCCGG ATACGAACACACTTTGCCAGACCAAACTggagaaaagttttctcaaatcTGTCCAGCACCCACAAAGCAGCTCGTATAG GTGTTTTCTACTGCGGATCACCCACACTTACGAAACAACTTAGAGATCTTTCACAAGAATTCAGCCATAACACCACTACCCGGTTTCACTTCCACAAGGAGAACTTCTGA